The Deltaproteobacteria bacterium genome includes a window with the following:
- a CDS encoding YjbQ family protein — translation MAFKTISIRTDADQQLVDITQQVRLVVRESGVKSGVCRIFIPHTTAAVTINENADPNVRKDILARLEEIAPASGSYLHSEGNSHAHIKSSIVGSNVSVFVEAGQLVLGTWQSVFLCEFDGPRTRNVMIRVSAG, via the coding sequence ATGGCCTTCAAGACGATTTCGATCCGGACCGACGCCGACCAGCAGCTGGTGGACATCACCCAGCAGGTTCGGCTCGTCGTCCGCGAGAGCGGCGTCAAAAGCGGCGTCTGCCGGATCTTCATCCCCCACACCACGGCGGCCGTCACCATCAACGAGAACGCGGACCCGAACGTCCGGAAGGACATCCTCGCCCGCCTCGAGGAGATCGCCCCCGCGTCCGGCTCGTACCTGCACTCCGAGGGAAACTCGCACGCGCACATCAAGTCCAGCATCGTCGGCTCGAACGTGTCCGTGTTCGTCGAGGCCGGCCAGCTCGTGCTGGGGACCTGGCAGTCGGTCTTCCTCTGCGAGTTCGACGGCCCCCGGACGCGGAACGTCATGATC
- the maf gene encoding septum formation protein Maf — MTPTVRLILASESPRRRELLSTVGVPFRVIPSGVDETPRRGEPPARFARRAARDKGLWVAKRHPDAYVLSADTIVVRDGRILGKPSDRADARRMLSLLAGREHRVYTAVSLLCAAKGYEETAVEVSRVRFRALSPAEVAGYARTGEGDDKAGAYAAQGAGMLLIDRVAGSFSNVVGLPMARVVAMLASARLIRVSPSGPSWYGPARGRG, encoded by the coding sequence GTGACCCCGACGGTACGCCTGATCCTCGCCTCCGAGTCCCCCCGCCGCCGGGAGCTGCTCTCCACGGTCGGCGTCCCGTTCCGCGTGATCCCGTCCGGCGTCGACGAAACCCCCCGGCGCGGGGAGCCGCCCGCCCGGTTCGCCCGTCGGGCGGCTCGCGACAAGGGGTTGTGGGTGGCGAAGCGGCACCCGGACGCTTACGTCCTCTCCGCGGACACGATCGTGGTGCGGGACGGCCGGATCCTGGGGAAGCCGAGCGACCGGGCCGACGCGCGGCGGATGCTGTCGCTTCTCGCGGGGCGGGAGCACAGGGTGTACACCGCGGTGTCCCTGCTGTGCGCGGCCAAGGGGTACGAGGAGACCGCCGTCGAGGTGTCCCGCGTCCGGTTCCGGGCGCTTTCCCCCGCGGAGGTCGCGGGGTACGCGCGGACCGGGGAGGGAGACGACAAGGCGGGCGCGTACGCGGCGCAGGGCGCGGGGATGCTCCTGATCGACCGGGTCGCCGGATCGTTCAGCAACGTGGTGGGGCTGCCGATGGCACGGGTCGTCGCGATGCTGGCTTCCGCCCGCCTGATCCGCGTCTCCCCGTCGGGCCCCTCGTGGTACGGGCCGGCGCGGGGGAGGGGATGA